A window of the Deltaproteobacteria bacterium genome harbors these coding sequences:
- a CDS encoding cytochrome b5 produces MKEIDPKDLTQFNGENGNPVYIVHQDRVFDVSGSKLWKGGLHMKRHHAGTDLTTDIQAAPQGQEVLERYPQVAVLKKKDLPERELPEILSWLLKRFPMLRRHPHPMTIHFPIVFMFATTIFTLLYLITGIGSFETTALHCLGGGFLFTPVAITTGYYTWWLNYRARPLRPVNIKKRLAVILLGIEIVALVWRIAVPDILESFHLVSGIYLLLILSLLPLVTIIGWFGARMTFPIERE; encoded by the coding sequence ATGAAAGAGATTGATCCCAAGGATCTCACGCAATTCAACGGAGAAAACGGAAATCCGGTTTATATTGTACATCAGGACAGGGTTTTCGATGTAAGTGGGAGTAAATTGTGGAAGGGGGGCCTCCACATGAAACGCCACCACGCCGGGACGGATCTGACAACCGATATCCAGGCAGCACCCCAGGGCCAGGAGGTCCTTGAGCGGTACCCGCAGGTGGCGGTTTTAAAGAAAAAAGATCTTCCCGAGAGAGAATTACCAGAGATTTTATCCTGGCTCCTGAAGCGGTTTCCCATGCTCAGACGCCATCCTCATCCCATGACGATCCATTTCCCCATCGTCTTTATGTTCGCCACGACGATCTTTACACTCCTTTATCTCATTACCGGGATAGGAAGTTTTGAAACGACGGCCCTGCACTGTCTGGGAGGGGGCTTCCTCTTCACGCCCGTAGCCATAACTACCGGCTATTACACCTGGTGGTTGAATTACCGGGCCAGGCCGCTCAGGCCGGTCAACATCAAAAAACGCCTGGCGGTCATCCTGCTTGGCATCGAGATCGTGGCTTTGGTCTGGCGGATTGCCGTCCCGGATATCCTTGAGTCCTTCCACCTCGTGAGTGGAATCTACCTGCTCCTCATCCTTTCCCTGCTCCCCCTGGTTACCATCATAGGCTGGTTCGGCGCCAGGATGACCTTTCCCATCGAGCGGGAATGA